The following coding sequences are from one Novipirellula caenicola window:
- a CDS encoding DegT/DnrJ/EryC1/StrS family aminotransferase produces MNVPFFRPSISETAIAEVTECLRSGWLTTGPRVKQFEFEFAKFIGAKHAVAVNSCTAALHLAVEAMQLKAGQGVLVPTMTFAATAEIVLYQGGIPILVDCDPATLNMDFEDAANKLEAARSGTLQGSPIEVVGIIPVHVGGLMLDVDHIDAFAKKHTLWVVEDAAHALPSAYRSGADQAWRMCGENTAAVTCYSFYANKTMTTGEGGMAVTSDPHLADRMRQMSLHGLSHDAWKRFQGNSQWDYQIVAPGYKYNLTDLAAAIGLHQLQRVEAMRQERENIAEFFFQRFRNVAELELPPQLENRLHSWHLFPIRLCLDRLSIDRNEFIQCLRERGVGCSVHWRPLHLHPYYQETLQWQASDCPTATHVWNRLVSLPIFPGMTEPEQEHVVRVVTELCAKYSLRQPAAQTNPSGT; encoded by the coding sequence ATGAACGTCCCATTCTTTCGGCCGTCGATTTCAGAAACCGCTATCGCGGAAGTGACCGAGTGTCTTCGCTCGGGGTGGTTGACCACGGGTCCACGAGTGAAACAGTTCGAATTCGAGTTTGCCAAGTTCATTGGTGCCAAACACGCCGTCGCAGTGAACTCGTGTACCGCCGCGCTGCACTTGGCGGTCGAGGCCATGCAGCTAAAAGCGGGACAGGGGGTTCTGGTACCGACAATGACCTTTGCCGCCACTGCGGAAATTGTGCTGTATCAAGGCGGGATTCCAATTCTGGTCGATTGCGATCCCGCCACACTGAATATGGATTTTGAGGACGCCGCGAACAAGTTGGAAGCCGCTCGCAGTGGAACGCTGCAGGGTTCACCAATCGAAGTCGTCGGGATCATTCCGGTGCATGTGGGTGGATTGATGCTCGACGTCGATCACATTGACGCCTTCGCAAAGAAGCACACATTGTGGGTCGTCGAAGACGCCGCTCATGCCCTGCCATCGGCCTACCGCAGCGGCGCGGACCAAGCTTGGCGGATGTGTGGCGAGAACACAGCGGCAGTGACCTGTTATTCGTTTTACGCCAACAAGACGATGACCACCGGCGAAGGAGGAATGGCGGTGACAAGTGACCCGCACTTGGCCGACCGAATGCGGCAAATGTCGCTGCATGGTTTGTCCCATGACGCTTGGAAGCGTTTTCAAGGTAACAGCCAATGGGACTATCAGATCGTCGCCCCCGGATACAAATACAACCTGACCGATCTAGCGGCTGCGATCGGCTTGCATCAACTGCAGCGAGTTGAGGCGATGCGTCAAGAACGTGAAAACATTGCCGAATTCTTTTTTCAACGATTTCGCAATGTCGCGGAATTGGAATTGCCTCCGCAACTGGAAAACCGCCTGCATTCTTGGCATTTATTCCCCATTCGTCTGTGTCTGGATCGGTTGAGCATTGACCGCAACGAATTCATCCAATGTTTACGTGAGCGTGGCGTGGGATGCTCGGTCCATTGGCGTCCCCTGCATTTGCATCCCTATTATCAGGAAACGCTGCAGTGGCAGGCATCTGATTGCCCCACGGCAACCCATGTTTGGAATCGGCTTGTCAGCCTTCCAATCTTCCCCGGCATGACCGAACCCGAACAAGAGCATGTGGTTCGCGTGGTCACGGAGCTGTGTGCGAAATACTCGTTGCGACAGCCAGCAGCGCAGACGAATCCATCGGGAACCTAA
- a CDS encoding sugar transferase: MPLLQATPVQTAAKRSFDMLASGLGILLLSPLLIVIAVIIRFTSSGPVLFQQTRVGRQLRPFKILKFRTMVENAASLGPAITSGGDPRITRIGRLLRKTKLDELPQLFNILKGDMSLVGPRPEVPKYVEMFEDDFRQILIVRPGLTDLASIKYRDESSVLAQSEDPEREYVTRILPDKIELAKQYVRHSSIALDVRVILRTLLQLFR, translated from the coding sequence ATGCCCCTGTTACAGGCGACTCCGGTTCAAACCGCCGCGAAGCGTAGCTTTGACATGCTCGCATCGGGGTTAGGAATTTTGCTTTTATCGCCACTGTTGATTGTGATCGCGGTAATCATTCGTTTCACCAGTTCCGGTCCGGTGTTGTTTCAACAAACACGCGTGGGGCGACAACTGCGGCCGTTCAAGATCCTGAAATTTCGCACCATGGTCGAGAATGCGGCTTCGTTGGGGCCAGCCATCACGTCGGGCGGCGATCCGCGGATCACCCGAATCGGACGACTGCTACGAAAAACAAAGTTGGATGAATTGCCACAATTGTTCAACATCCTCAAAGGCGACATGAGTCTGGTCGGTCCTCGGCCAGAAGTCCCTAAGTACGTCGAGATGTTCGAGGATGACTTCCGACAAATCTTGATCGTCCGACCAGGTTTAACCGATTTAGCATCGATCAAGTATCGAGACGAATCGAGCGTTTTGGCGCAGTCCGAAGACCCTGAACGTGAATACGTCACCCGGATTCTTCCGGACAAAATTGAATTGGCGAAACAGTATGTTCGTCATTCCTCGATCGCACTGGATGTGAGAGTGATCTTGCGAACGCTCTTACAACTTTTTCGCTAA
- a CDS encoding PQQ-dependent sugar dehydrogenase: MINPLLLVLVVMGLMVSSSNADDGTGDARSQFVPVDTSRLMTSPYPYTLENAFPNLDFGDKGPLQLLTAPHDQEHVYVLCRDGELHQFVNDASVSESNILFDISHKTARDGEEQGLLGFAFHPQYPEKGEVFASYAARAEYGTAAAYFDLAVVGVFICGLIVGSVIPIPRRLAHAILLICTAPIAGFLVFLVVPTEGLTAAQKKWIAVGVFVACYTVIVFAYRLLMSRNERIALHMAGWCSGVMGAAAVTVVLTLVTAKFVDRSSESILTSHSVLFQSEVANRLARQTREPLKHYLRTLLLPPKGKLVISRFRMHPDDPQQVDLASEQRLFSLTYPSLSHYGGSIEFGPDGLLYLGTGDGMNQDSSQDLGTLHGSILRIDVDKQDPGLNYAIPEDNPFADVATRGFKRPEIWAYGLRNVWRLSFDPKTNRMWAGDVGLNRFEEVNLIHGGANYGWPHREGRFPYNVGHSWDMPTPSHAESQTPSQFVDPIITYDHRYGRAIVGGRVYRGEQFPELQGAYLYGDYASGMIWASYYDGNQVTRTVKLASPKVPLAGFGQDADGEMYVCALDGNVYRFRKVNVPNDKPQQPFPEHLSDTGLFSSLTNLTPVPGMIPYEVNMPMWADGAHQQRFIALPAAGQVGFSVNEPWTFPTGTVFVNHLSIPVTNKDQPIRRLETRLWVHGHNGWDGFTYVWNEDQSEASLLELPKPRPLEVPTEQGTAQRHWHFLTNEQCNVCHSKANGFVLGLNTLQMNRIAPDEDLNQIERLERLGIFQDPLPMPPATLPSFADWHARAGSIKEMARAYLAVNCAVCHVRDRLGITQIDLRYTTALSQMKLVGIRPRRPKSERSAARESLVEPGHPEDSELLRRLVAEDEDRMPPLGRTILDPDAAEVISAWIRGMRDDAGHFDPEVMIAMKPEVTRSHAITEKYDAEYVRKLAEEVRTVGDPNAGRRVFMSDTANCKSCHHVGLEEHADSFTKGPNLADVSVDNSLESIIESVLWPQRTVKKGFELTALLMDDGRVISGYVAAQTDNTMTIRDILTGKPTKVDKASVEEFGTTGSAMPFGVVNHLTRSQLRDLIAYLDSLNTPLGDSQSRHSVSSKSSSLEN; this comes from the coding sequence TTGATAAATCCATTGCTGCTGGTCTTAGTCGTGATGGGATTGATGGTGTCGTCGTCAAACGCCGACGACGGAACAGGCGACGCCCGGTCACAATTTGTACCGGTAGACACGTCTCGCTTGATGACGTCGCCCTATCCTTACACGCTTGAAAACGCGTTTCCAAACCTGGACTTTGGCGATAAGGGGCCGCTGCAACTGCTAACCGCGCCTCATGATCAGGAACATGTTTACGTGCTCTGCCGTGATGGAGAACTTCATCAGTTTGTCAATGATGCATCGGTGAGCGAAAGCAATATCCTATTTGATATTTCTCACAAGACGGCTCGTGATGGGGAAGAACAAGGACTACTGGGTTTCGCGTTTCATCCCCAGTATCCAGAGAAGGGTGAAGTCTTTGCCTCCTATGCCGCCCGAGCAGAATACGGGACTGCGGCCGCTTACTTTGATTTAGCGGTCGTTGGCGTGTTCATTTGTGGGTTGATTGTGGGCAGTGTCATTCCCATTCCTCGCCGGCTAGCGCACGCAATCCTTTTAATTTGTACTGCTCCGATCGCCGGTTTCCTGGTATTTCTTGTCGTTCCAACCGAAGGCTTGACCGCCGCGCAGAAGAAATGGATTGCCGTTGGCGTCTTCGTGGCTTGTTACACGGTGATTGTATTTGCGTATCGCCTTTTGATGTCACGTAATGAACGTATCGCTCTACACATGGCAGGATGGTGTAGCGGCGTGATGGGTGCTGCGGCAGTCACCGTAGTCCTAACGCTTGTGACGGCGAAGTTTGTCGATCGGTCAAGCGAATCAATCTTAACGTCGCATAGCGTTTTGTTTCAGTCGGAGGTTGCCAACCGCTTGGCGCGGCAAACACGAGAACCGCTGAAACACTACTTGCGGACGTTGCTGCTACCTCCCAAAGGCAAGTTAGTCATTTCGCGGTTCCGGATGCACCCCGACGATCCTCAACAAGTCGATTTGGCATCGGAACAGCGATTGTTTTCGCTGACGTATCCAAGTCTATCTCATTACGGAGGATCGATCGAATTTGGGCCCGATGGCCTGCTGTATCTTGGCACCGGAGACGGCATGAATCAGGATTCGTCTCAGGACCTTGGCACACTTCATGGCTCGATTCTTCGAATCGACGTCGACAAGCAAGATCCTGGTTTGAATTATGCGATTCCCGAGGACAACCCGTTTGCCGACGTGGCCACACGCGGATTCAAGCGACCAGAAATTTGGGCCTATGGCCTTCGCAATGTCTGGCGTTTGTCGTTTGATCCAAAAACCAATCGGATGTGGGCGGGCGATGTGGGGCTAAATCGCTTCGAAGAAGTGAATCTGATTCATGGCGGAGCTAATTATGGATGGCCGCATCGCGAAGGACGGTTTCCTTACAATGTCGGACACTCGTGGGACATGCCGACACCTTCCCATGCGGAATCGCAAACCCCTTCACAATTTGTCGACCCCATCATTACCTACGATCACCGCTACGGACGTGCGATCGTGGGTGGCCGCGTCTATCGAGGTGAGCAATTTCCCGAATTGCAAGGCGCTTACCTTTATGGAGACTACGCCAGCGGGATGATTTGGGCCTCGTATTACGATGGCAATCAAGTCACTCGAACTGTAAAACTGGCAAGTCCCAAGGTGCCGCTTGCCGGGTTCGGCCAAGACGCGGACGGAGAGATGTACGTCTGCGCCCTCGACGGAAACGTGTATCGATTTCGCAAGGTCAACGTCCCCAACGACAAACCGCAGCAGCCCTTTCCGGAACACCTCTCGGACACCGGCCTCTTTTCGTCACTCACAAACCTGACTCCGGTTCCAGGCATGATTCCCTACGAGGTGAATATGCCGATGTGGGCCGACGGAGCACACCAGCAACGTTTTATTGCCTTGCCTGCGGCAGGTCAGGTCGGTTTCTCGGTGAACGAACCCTGGACCTTCCCCACCGGCACCGTGTTTGTCAACCATCTCTCGATCCCTGTTACGAACAAGGATCAACCGATTCGTCGACTTGAAACACGATTGTGGGTTCATGGACACAACGGCTGGGACGGCTTTACCTATGTTTGGAACGAAGATCAAAGTGAGGCATCGTTACTAGAGCTACCCAAACCTCGGCCACTCGAAGTTCCCACTGAACAAGGCACGGCCCAGAGGCATTGGCACTTTTTAACCAATGAACAATGCAACGTTTGCCATTCCAAGGCCAATGGCTTTGTGCTTGGTCTCAATACATTGCAGATGAACCGAATCGCTCCGGACGAGGATTTGAATCAGATCGAGCGGCTTGAACGCTTGGGCATTTTCCAAGATCCACTTCCAATGCCTCCGGCGACCTTGCCTTCGTTTGCGGATTGGCATGCACGCGCAGGCAGTATCAAGGAGATGGCTCGGGCATATTTGGCAGTGAACTGCGCGGTTTGCCATGTGCGTGATCGACTTGGAATCACCCAAATTGATCTTCGCTACACCACCGCGTTGTCACAGATGAAGTTGGTGGGGATACGCCCACGACGCCCCAAGTCCGAGCGTTCGGCCGCACGAGAATCGCTGGTTGAACCCGGACATCCCGAGGACTCGGAATTGCTTCGACGTCTTGTCGCGGAAGACGAGGACCGAATGCCTCCACTGGGTCGAACGATTCTCGATCCCGATGCTGCGGAGGTGATTTCTGCTTGGATTCGAGGGATGCGTGATGATGCCGGACACTTCGATCCCGAGGTGATGATCGCGATGAAGCCTGAGGTGACTCGAAGCCACGCCATTACCGAAAAGTACGACGCCGAGTACGTTCGTAAACTTGCTGAAGAGGTGCGAACCGTTGGCGATCCCAACGCAGGACGCCGTGTTTTCATGTCCGATACCGCCAATTGTAAATCTTGTCACCACGTGGGATTAGAGGAACATGCAGACTCTTTCACCAAAGGTCCCAATTTGGCGGATGTCAGTGTCGACAACTCATTGGAATCGATTATCGAGTCCGTGCTTTGGCCTCAACGGACGGTGAAGAAGGGATTCGAGTTAACCGCCCTTTTGATGGACGATGGTCGTGTCATCTCTGGCTATGTCGCGGCCCAAACCGACAACACCATGACGATTCGCGACATTTTGACGGGCAAACCAACGAAGGTTGATAAAGCATCCGTCGAAGAGTTTGGTACCACAGGCTCAGCGATGCCATTTGGGGTTGTCAACCATTTGACTCGCAGCCAATTACGCGATTTGATCGCCTACCTTGACTCGCTGAACACACCACTGGGCGATTCTCAGTCGCGGCATTCAGTGTCGTCAAAATCTTCAAGCTTGGAAAATTAG
- a CDS encoding MBOAT family O-acyltransferase, which yields MLFNSLAFAVFLPFTFVCYWWLQRYSLRIQNTLLLLASYFFYGCWDWRFLGLIAISSAIDFGVGIQLDSATHPRYRKLLLTISIIANLGILGFFKYYGFFVESFITASERLGFQAHLHTLQIILPVGISFYTFQSLSYTIDVYRRHVQPTRDWIAFFAYVSFFPQLVAGPIERAAHLLPQFLCKRSLDTSLAKDGLRQILWGLFKKVVIADNLAPLVDESFVNYSEHNGVTLLLGVLYFAIQIYCDFSGYSDIAIGTARLFGFDLMRNFAYPYFSRDIGEFWRRWHISLSTWFRDYVYIPLGGSRTLSKAHHLANLIITFTVSGFWHGANWTFVVWGFLHGLYYLPLVMTGNHKRHTGIVAAGRWLPTASEVVQMGSTFALVLLAWVFFRADSISHALAYISHMMTSPWQTPSLLKGLPFIALLMAIEWVQRDKPHALEIHQMPVWIRWPAYYSLIAVMFLYGNTGHVPFIYFQF from the coding sequence ATGCTGTTTAATTCCCTAGCGTTTGCAGTCTTTCTGCCGTTCACCTTTGTGTGTTACTGGTGGCTACAGCGGTATTCACTACGAATTCAAAACACACTACTGCTGCTGGCTAGCTATTTTTTCTACGGTTGCTGGGATTGGCGTTTTCTGGGCTTGATCGCCATCAGCTCTGCAATTGACTTCGGCGTGGGGATCCAACTCGATTCCGCGACGCACCCACGCTATCGCAAGCTGCTATTGACGATCAGCATCATTGCCAACCTCGGCATTCTTGGCTTTTTCAAATACTACGGATTTTTCGTCGAATCGTTTATCACGGCATCGGAACGTCTTGGTTTTCAAGCTCACTTGCACACGCTGCAAATCATCCTGCCGGTGGGAATCTCGTTTTATACGTTTCAATCACTCAGTTACACCATCGATGTCTATCGTCGTCATGTGCAGCCAACGCGAGATTGGATTGCCTTCTTTGCCTACGTCAGTTTTTTTCCCCAACTCGTCGCGGGCCCAATTGAACGGGCGGCTCATTTGTTGCCGCAGTTTTTGTGTAAACGATCACTGGACACTTCACTTGCCAAAGATGGCCTGCGTCAAATCTTGTGGGGGTTATTCAAGAAGGTTGTCATCGCAGACAACCTCGCACCATTGGTCGATGAGAGCTTTGTCAACTATTCCGAACACAACGGCGTCACGCTGCTATTGGGCGTGCTGTACTTTGCTATTCAGATCTATTGTGACTTCAGCGGCTATTCCGATATAGCGATTGGGACTGCGCGGTTGTTCGGTTTCGATTTGATGCGAAACTTCGCCTACCCATACTTTTCCCGAGACATTGGCGAATTTTGGCGGCGTTGGCATATTTCCTTGTCAACCTGGTTTCGTGATTACGTGTACATCCCACTGGGTGGTAGCCGTACCTTATCGAAAGCCCACCATTTGGCGAACCTAATCATTACGTTTACGGTTTCCGGTTTCTGGCATGGCGCCAATTGGACGTTCGTGGTTTGGGGATTTTTGCATGGTCTTTACTACCTGCCGCTGGTAATGACCGGCAACCATAAACGTCACACGGGCATCGTTGCCGCGGGGCGTTGGTTGCCCACGGCAAGCGAAGTCGTGCAGATGGGGTCAACGTTCGCCTTGGTGCTATTGGCCTGGGTTTTCTTTCGTGCCGACTCGATTTCGCATGCCTTGGCATATATCTCACACATGATGACGTCACCCTGGCAAACGCCAAGTTTATTGAAGGGTTTGCCATTTATCGCTTTGTTGATGGCGATTGAATGGGTCCAACGCGACAAGCCTCACGCGTTAGAGATCCATCAGATGCCGGTGTGGATTCGGTGGCCAGCCTATTACAGCTTGATTGCCGTCATGTTTTTGTACGGCAACACCGGCCATGTCCCCTTCATCTATTTCCAGTTCTAG